ATGGCATGGACCGCTGCCGCTCCGCTCAGCCCCTTCGTCGCCTCCGATATGACCTTATACAACTGCTCCTGGCCATAAATAGCGAGCAGGGTACGCAGCCCCGAGAGTCCGTTAATATGATTATAGAGCGACGGAGAACGGACACCCAGCTTCGCAGCTAATGCAGCCAGCGTCACTTCTTCAATCCCGTATTCGTCCGCCAGCTCTGCCGCAGCCAGCACCAGCGTGTGTGTATCCAGCCCTGCTCTAGCCATGCACCGTCCCTCCTCCCTTGACCAGCACTTCCGCCTCAGCAGCCGCGCGCTTCATAGCTGCTACCGGGTCCCGCAGCAGATCCCCGTGTCCTACCCCCAGCAAGGTTGGGTCAAGCTCAATCAGCTTATACGCGCTGGCCAGCGCCTGCTCCACATTCCAGGTAGCCATCGCCGGAAAAGGGAACCAGGGCACCTTCTTGCCGGACACCGCTGTAGCCCGGAACGTCTGGAAGGCATCCCCCGCAACTACAGCTCCGCTGCGTTGATCCCGGAACGACATCGAACCCGGCGTATGCCCGGGCGTACTAACAGCAACAAGTGATCCGATACGGTCACCTTCATGCAGCAGTACATCGGGTCTCGTTAAGATCTTAGACGGCACACTGCCCTTAACCGGAGCCTGCGGCTCACCGGGTCTTAGCGAACGGTCACCGGCAAGCAGCGAAGCATCCCGCTCCGAGATGTAGACCTTCGCCTGTGGAAGATGCTGCTTCAAGGCATCCAGCGCCCCGACATGATCCATATGACCATGCGTCAGCACGATCCGGGTAAGCGGCTTCTGAAGCTTGGCCGCCTGGCGCAGAATTCCTTTCGTACTATAGGACATTCCCGCATCTATAAGTGTAAGCTCCTGCTCTTCTTCGATTAAATAACAATTCACCGGAAACACACTCGGCAGCCACGTCAGCTGAAACAAATTGCCTTCCTGAGTCACTCTCATTCGTTCTCCCCCTAAAAACTAACCTTATTAGTTTAAATATAAACTAATAAGGTTAGTTTTGCAAGAGGTATTAAAAAAGACCCAGGGCAACATCTGCCCGGGTCTGTATTCACATTCACATCAGTTTCTTAATCTCATCAAGTGGCAGTTCAACGGCTTTGGATACCGCCTCGGGAGAAAATCCGTGGAGCAACAATTTACGGATAATCTCCACCTGGCCTTCTTCTTTGCCTTTCTCAATACCCTCTTCATAACCCCAACGCTTCCAAGCTGGCATAAGCTCCATAATTGCTTCTCCCTCCTCCGGATAGTGATCGATTAATTCTCTTAAAATTTCTTCATCCTGTGCCCGGTCCGGCTTGAAGTACAGGTCCGCTACTGACATAATCAATGCCAACCTGCCTTGATCCAGCCGCGTCCTCAGCTTCATGAACATCCGCAGGAATTCCCGGCGCACCTCTCTCGCTTCTCTTGTAGTATACCCCTTCTTCGCCAATAACGCAGCAGCCACCGCATTATCCGAATCGATGAACCGACGACAATTCTGCTTGCGCAGCTCCACCTTAAGAAACTGGAACCAAAAAAACACCACCCGCAATGGGTGGTGCCTCTCCTCTAATATATATGCGTCACCCAAACCGGCCCATAATGTATTCCTGGGTCATTTGGTTCTCCGGGTTGCTGAAGACCTTCTCGGTCTTGTCGTATTCCACCAGCGAGCCTAAGTAGAAATACGCTGTGTAATCCGAGATACGCGCTGCCTGCTGCATGTTGTGGGTGACGATGACGATGCGCAGCTCCTCCTTCAGCTCCTTAATCAGCTCCTCTACCTTGCCGGTCGATACCGGGTCCAGGGCTGAGGCCGGCTCATCCAGCAGCAGAATCTGCGGATTGACCGAGAGCGCCCGGGCGATGCACAGCCGCTGCTGCTGTCCGCCGGACAGGGCCAGTGCCGAGTCCTTCAGACGGTCTTTGACCTCATCCCACAGGGCGGCGCGGCGCAGGCTGCTCTCTACAATCTCATCCAGCGCCTGCTTGCCCTTGATGCCATGGTACTTGGGACCGAAGGCGATATTGTCATAGATCGATTTATAAAAAGGGTTCGGCTTCTGCCAGACCATGCCGATTTTCTGGCGCAGCTTAATCACATCGGTTCCGGGCGCATTGATGTCCACTCCGTCAATCCAGATGCTCCCTTTGGTGGTCGAGCCGGAAATATCATCATTCATCCGGTTAAGTGACCGGAGGAAGGTGGACTTCCCGCAGCCCGAGGGCCCGATCAGCGCGGTTACCGTATTCTGGGCGAACGGCAGGCTAATCCCCTTCACCGCCTCATAGGTTCCATAGAATATACTCAGGTCCTCCGTTTGAAACGACTCACGTACTGCTGGCTCCGCGATTCCCATCTTAATTCCTCCTACAGGCTCTTTTTGTAATGCGGCTTGTCAAATCCTTAGCTCATCCGCTTGGAGGCGGTCAGCTTCTTGTAGATGAATCTGCCGAAGTAACGGGCAGCCAGATTGAAGATCAGCACTGTCAGTACCAGTACGGCCGAAGCTCCGGCAGCAATCTGTACCGCATCCGGCGCCAGGCCTTCACTGTTAACCTTCCAGATATGCACCGCCAGTGTCTCTGCCGGACGGAACGGGTTGAGCGGCGATGAAGGGCTCAGCGGGTTCCAGTTGCTGAAGTCCAGCCGCGGGCTGCTCATCCCCGCAGTGAACATCAGCGCGGCGGCTTCCCCGAAGACGCGTCCGGCCGACAGGATCGTACCCGTGATAATAGTCGGAAGCGCGACCGGGAATAGTACACTGGTTACGATTTTCCATTTGGACAAGCCAAGGGCGAACCCTGCTTCCTTCTGCTGCTTGGGCACCGTGCGGAAAGCCTGCTCCGTGATACGCACCATCAGCGGCAAATTGAACACCGTCAGCGCCAGTGCGCCGGAGATCAGGGAGAAGCCGAGATTGAAGGTGTTGACGATCAGCAGGAGGCCGAACAGACCGACAATAATCGACGGGAAGGACGACAGCACCTCCACGATCAGCCGGATGAAATTGGTCAGCTTGCCGGGACGGGCATATTCCGCCATGAATATCCCTGCGCCCAGACCGAGCGGCACTGTAATGATCAAGGTCAGCACCAGCAGGAACAGCGAGTTGAACAGCTGCGGCCCCACGCCCCCGCCTGCGCGGATCTTCTGCGGCGCTGAGGTCAGGAAGTCCCAGCTGATATGGTTAAAGCCGCGGATCAGAATATACCCCAAGAGGCCTATAAGCACAGCTACAATCAGTAATGCGAAGGTTACAATAACAACAGTGGCTATTTTGTCAGCAGTTCTCGGCTTCAAATTTTATTTCTCCTTTCGAGCATTCTGACCAGCAGGACGAAGATAAAGGTCATCAGCATCAGAACCAGCGCCATACTCCACAGCGCATTGTTCTGCGGTGAACCCATCGTTGTATTCCCCATGCCCAGCGTAATTACACTGGTAAGTGTAGACGCGGACTCGAACAGGGAATGAGGCACAAACGGTGCGTTACCGATAACCATCTGTACTGCCAATGCTTCACCGAATGCACGGGCCATGCCAAGGACCACCCCGGTCATAATCGCCGGAAAGGTAGTCGGGAGAATCACCCGGGAGATCGTCTGCCAGCGGGTGGCACCGAGCGCGAAGGAGGATTCCTTCAGGTTCTGCGGCAGCGATGCAAGCGCGTCTGCAGCCACGCTGGTGATCGTCGGAAGAATCATGACCGACAGCACTAGCGCGCCTGCAGCCACCCCGATGCCCTGGCCGGGCAGCGTATCCCGCAGGAATGGAACAATGACGCTTAAGCCTACGAATCCGTAGACAACGGACGGGATGCCTGACAGCAGCTCGATGACCGGCTGCAGCAGCTTTTTACCCCAGCCTGGGACAATCTCTGTCATGAACAGTGCCGCGCAAATGCTCAGCGGGCTGGCGATAAGCGCTGCGAGCAGGGTGACCAGGAAGGACCCCGAGATGAACGGTAAGGCTCCATAGGACGGCGTCTCCGCTTCGGGTGACCACCTTGTGCCCAACAGGAATTCAGATATTTTCACTTCACCGCTCACGAAGTTGGCAATGCCTTTGGAGGCTACGAAATAAACCATGGAAATAATGATGACAATGAGCAGCAGCACGCAAAAGGACATATAAATACGTCCGATTAAATTTTCTATATGATGTTTTTCCAGCCGCTTGTTTGTTGGTTGTCCCCTCAAGAATGCTCCCTCTTTCTAAAGTGAAAAGAGAGGCAGAAGGTATCCGCCTCTAATCACATTAAAGTTCTGATTCATCAACCCTGTGTGAATTATTTAGGAGTTACAGTGCCTGCAACATCGCGCGATACCTGCATTTTGGAAGCCGGGATGTAGCCAAGCTCCACAACGTCGCCGGTCTGTACTTCATCGGTCATGAAGTAGTCCAGGAAGGCTTTTACCGTCCCATTCGGTTCACCGTTTGTGTACATGTGCTCGTAAGCCCATACCGGATACTTACCGGCGACTACGTTGTCAACAGAAGGCTCTACGCCGTCATAGTTGAGGGTCTTTACAGTATCATCCAGGTAAGACAGCGCCAGATAACCGATGGCTCCCGGAGTTTCGCCGATCATTTTCTTAACCGTACCGGAGGAATCCTCCTGGATTGAGCCCTTCAGGTCCTCAGTCTTGGTGCCCAGAGCGAAGCTCTCGAAGGTAGCGCGTGTTCCGGAGCTTGCCGGACGGTTGATGATCTGGATGGCCTGGTCAGCGCCGCCAACGTCTTTCCAGTTCGTGATTTTACCGGTGAAAATATCAACCAGCTGCTGCTTCGTCAGACTGTCCACGCCTGCTGCCGGGTTGCTTACTGCTGCAATCGCAACAACCGCCACCTGATGATCCTTCAGCTCAGCCGCTTTTGCTGCATCCTTCAGCTTCTCTTCGGCGAATACGTCGGAGTTCCCGATGTCAACCTGCTTCTCCGAGACCTGAGTCAGCCCGGTTCCGCTGCCGCCGCCTTGGACCTGAATGTCCACGCCGCTGTTGGTTTCCATGAATTTCTCGGCGACCTGCTCAACGAGCGGCTGAAGTGCTGTGGAGCCCGATGCCAGGATCGATCCGCTTAAGTTAGCACCGCTGCTGGCTTCTGTGTTTGTTGCAGCCGGTGTGTTTCCTCCGTTATTGGATGCTGCCTTGTTTCCCCCGTTGTTACCGCCACATGCTGAAAGTGCTACTACGCCCGTAAGCGCCAAAGCCATGAGCCACGTTTTTCTGAATTGCATTGTTTGTTTTCCTCCTAAAGGTTTTGTGAGTGTGTGCCATGTTCCATCTGCTTCGTACAAAACGCACTCGGGAAGCATTATTGCTTATCTATCAGCGTCTCTTCTGACTCTTCTTATTCTAGGACCCGTTCGTTAGATAAAAGTACAGAGTTTGTAAAACGAAAGATAAAAGTTATAATATAAATTGTATGGAGGTATAGATAATTTCTATATTCAAACAACAATCGCCAGCAAATCGCCGCGCACCCGGAGGAATTTTCATGAACCTTGTAAAGCTGCAAATCCTGGTCCTGATCGAAAAATATAAAAAAGTAACGGATGTCGCCGCAGAGATGGGCCTGAAGCAGCCCACGGTATCCTTTCATATGAAAAGCCTGGAAAGCGAGCTGGGCGCTTCCCTGTTCCAGTACCGGAGCGGCCGTGTGCTGCTGACGGATGCCGGACGCGCCTTGC
This region of Paenibacillus sp. FSL K6-1096 genomic DNA includes:
- a CDS encoding MBL fold metallo-hydrolase — its product is MRVTQEGNLFQLTWLPSVFPVNCYLIEEEQELTLIDAGMSYSTKGILRQAAKLQKPLTRIVLTHGHMDHVGALDALKQHLPQAKVYISERDASLLAGDRSLRPGEPQAPVKGSVPSKILTRPDVLLHEGDRIGSLVAVSTPGHTPGSMSFRDQRSGAVVAGDAFQTFRATAVSGKKVPWFPFPAMATWNVEQALASAYKLIELDPTLLGVGHGDLLRDPVAAMKRAAAEAEVLVKGGGTVHG
- the pstB gene encoding phosphate ABC transporter ATP-binding protein PstB, with product MGIAEPAVRESFQTEDLSIFYGTYEAVKGISLPFAQNTVTALIGPSGCGKSTFLRSLNRMNDDISGSTTKGSIWIDGVDINAPGTDVIKLRQKIGMVWQKPNPFYKSIYDNIAFGPKYHGIKGKQALDEIVESSLRRAALWDEVKDRLKDSALALSGGQQQRLCIARALSVNPQILLLDEPASALDPVSTGKVEELIKELKEELRIVIVTHNMQQAARISDYTAYFYLGSLVEYDKTEKVFSNPENQMTQEYIMGRFG
- the pstA gene encoding phosphate ABC transporter permease PstA — encoded protein: MKPRTADKIATVVIVTFALLIVAVLIGLLGYILIRGFNHISWDFLTSAPQKIRAGGGVGPQLFNSLFLLVLTLIITVPLGLGAGIFMAEYARPGKLTNFIRLIVEVLSSFPSIIVGLFGLLLIVNTFNLGFSLISGALALTVFNLPLMVRITEQAFRTVPKQQKEAGFALGLSKWKIVTSVLFPVALPTIITGTILSAGRVFGEAAALMFTAGMSSPRLDFSNWNPLSPSSPLNPFRPAETLAVHIWKVNSEGLAPDAVQIAAGASAVLVLTVLIFNLAARYFGRFIYKKLTASKRMS
- the pstC gene encoding phosphate ABC transporter permease subunit PstC; the protein is MRGQPTNKRLEKHHIENLIGRIYMSFCVLLLIVIIISMVYFVASKGIANFVSGEVKISEFLLGTRWSPEAETPSYGALPFISGSFLVTLLAALIASPLSICAALFMTEIVPGWGKKLLQPVIELLSGIPSVVYGFVGLSVIVPFLRDTLPGQGIGVAAGALVLSVMILPTITSVAADALASLPQNLKESSFALGATRWQTISRVILPTTFPAIMTGVVLGMARAFGEALAVQMVIGNAPFVPHSLFESASTLTSVITLGMGNTTMGSPQNNALWSMALVLMLMTFIFVLLVRMLERRNKI
- a CDS encoding phosphate ABC transporter substrate-binding protein PstS family protein, producing the protein MQFRKTWLMALALTGVVALSACGGNNGGNKAASNNGGNTPAATNTEASSGANLSGSILASGSTALQPLVEQVAEKFMETNSGVDIQVQGGGSGTGLTQVSEKQVDIGNSDVFAEEKLKDAAKAAELKDHQVAVVAIAAVSNPAAGVDSLTKQQLVDIFTGKITNWKDVGGADQAIQIINRPASSGTRATFESFALGTKTEDLKGSIQEDSSGTVKKMIGETPGAIGYLALSYLDDTVKTLNYDGVEPSVDNVVAGKYPVWAYEHMYTNGEPNGTVKAFLDYFMTDEVQTGDVVELGYIPASKMQVSRDVAGTVTPK